Proteins encoded within one genomic window of Cryomorphaceae bacterium:
- a CDS encoding T9SS C-terminal target domain-containing protein, with protein MTFSFFRSVGKSLSTPYFAASVLWLLSFGWVHYGVAQVNCNIVPSPQTVQVDPGDAFEVILEIEIPPGGSVSVADIVMTFNPEVVNVTALALHPGSPLGVILTQETDNVTGSIQFASFGFSAATASFNHLIISMVALTESSTLLAHVTDDFPSTQLAFAGEDVSGNLPPVLINVGVGTELDCLGVPNGDADTDECGICYSGGPSNPDWNTTCADCLGVPNGDAEIDDCDECYTGGPDNPEWNSTCLDCFGNLNGGAEEDACGVCYQDGSSNPDWNTTCQDCLGVPDGDADTDECGICYSGGPSNPDWNTTCADCLGVPNGNAEIDDCDECYTGGPDNPEWNSTCLDCFGNLNGGAEEDACGVCYQDGSSNPAWNTTCQDCLGVPNGDAHTDECGICYSGGSSNPDWNTTCADCLGVPNGDAEIDVCDECYAGGPSNPEWNTTCLVTGMDARGVPRDLGLMHIWPNPASDLTVIRLQLFHSGFVKTQLMDTSGRVVNEWLSAQIGGGETNDFIVDVSHLKPGLYVVRVVAENGEGLIGKLMVR; from the coding sequence ATGACTTTTTCATTTTTTCGTTCTGTCGGCAAATCGTTGTCCACACCATATTTCGCTGCATCGGTTTTGTGGCTTTTGTCTTTCGGATGGGTTCACTATGGGGTTGCGCAGGTGAACTGCAATATTGTACCATCCCCGCAAACTGTGCAGGTAGATCCCGGTGATGCCTTTGAGGTAATCCTCGAAATTGAAATACCGCCGGGCGGAAGCGTATCGGTGGCAGATATTGTAATGACTTTTAACCCGGAGGTGGTGAATGTAACTGCTCTTGCCTTGCATCCGGGCAGTCCGCTGGGTGTGATTTTGACACAGGAAACAGACAATGTGACGGGTTCTATTCAATTTGCTTCATTTGGTTTTTCGGCGGCTACAGCCTCGTTTAATCACCTTATCATTTCAATGGTTGCGCTCACAGAAAGTTCTACCCTGCTTGCGCACGTTACGGATGATTTCCCCTCCACACAACTTGCCTTTGCCGGTGAGGATGTCTCAGGTAATCTTCCCCCTGTGCTGATCAACGTGGGAGTAGGTACTGAGTTGGACTGTCTGGGTGTACCCAATGGCGATGCTGATACCGACGAATGCGGTATTTGCTATTCCGGTGGCCCGTCCAACCCCGACTGGAATACCACCTGTGCCGACTGTTTGGGTGTGCCCAATGGCGATGCCGAAATAGATGATTGCGATGAATGCTATACCGGAGGCCCCGACAACCCGGAGTGGAATAGCACGTGTTTGGATTGCTTTGGAAATCTAAACGGTGGAGCAGAGGAGGATGCGTGTGGAGTATGTTACCAGGATGGCTCTTCCAACCCCGACTGGAACACTACTTGTCAGGACTGTCTGGGCGTACCCGATGGAGATGCGGATACCGACGAATGCGGTATTTGCTATTCCGGTGGCCCGTCCAACCCCGATTGGAATACCACCTGTGCCGACTGTTTGGGTGTGCCCAATGGCAATGCCGAAATAGATGATTGCGATGAATGCTATACCGGAGGGCCCGACAACCCGGAGTGGAATAGCACGTGTTTGGATTGCTTTGGAAATCTAAACGGTGGGGCAGAGGAGGATGCGTGTGGAGTATGTTACCAGGATGGCTCTTCCAACCCCGCCTGGAACACTACTTGTCAGGACTGTCTGGGCGTACCCAATGGAGATGCTCATACCGACGAATGCGGTATTTGCTATTCCGGTGGCTCCTCTAACCCAGATTGGAATACCACCTGTGCCGACTGTTTGGGTGTGCCCAATGGGGATGCCGAAATAGATGTTTGTGATGAGTGCTATGCTGGAGGCCCCTCGAACCCGGAGTGGAATACCACATGTTTGGTTACAGGAATGGACGCACGAGGTGTTCCCCGTGATTTAGGTCTCATGCATATTTGGCCCAACCCCGCTTCGGATTTAACTGTCATACGATTACAGCTTTTTCATTCCGGCTTTGTAAAGACCCAACTAATGGATACGTCCGGCCGTGTGGTAAATGAATGGTTGAGTGCACAGATTGGAGGGGGAGAAACCAACGATTTTATCGTGGATGTTTCACATTTGAAACCAGGCCTATACGTGGTTAGGGTTGTTGCGGAAAATGGGGAAGGATTAATCGGCAAACTCATGGTGCGATAG